The nucleotide window GTAAGCTACCTTATATCCTATTCCCATTGAAAAATGGGCGTTTATTTTGACAGCAAGTGATGAGTCAGACTTAATAAAATAGACATTTGTATCCTCTAAGTTGGTGTCGTATCTTAGAAGCTGTTTAAATGTGAGATTTTCTCTTATTTTCCATCTGTAATCAAACTCAGCAGATCCAGTTGTGTAATCTTTGTTTTTTCCATCTTTGTAATCTGAGAATGTATAACCTAAAGAAGCAAGCCCTTTGAGTATATGTTTTTCTGTCTTGATTATGTCATAACCTAAACCTGCAGACCATACAGTCTTGTAATTGTAACCTGAGAACTTATCTCTCAGGTAATCTCCCTGAACAAATCCAAACAGTCTCTCATTCAGCAGTCTTTCCCATCTGCCTAACAGATACAGTTTGTTTGTGTTCTCTTTGTTATTTGTTTTTCCGTATAAAAACTCACCTTTCCCAAGAAATCTGTTTACAGTTTTTTTCCAGTTTGTTTCTATTTTTGTGGCAAATGTTTCTGTGTCAGAGTTTCCTGATGTTTTTACATAGGAAAGCTCACCGTGTGTTTTCCATTCTGCTTTTTCTTCTTGAGCAAAAGAGTTTGAGACTGCAAGTGCTGTCAGACCGTAAACAAAAAGCTTTTTTTTCATTTTCCCTCCTGTTTACTGCTTTCTCCCCGTTCAGATTTTATCAGGTTAAGAGATTTTGTCAAACAAAAGTTGTATAATAAATGCAAAATATTTGCATTAGCATTAAGGAGGTTAGGATATGAAAAAGCTCTTACTTTCTGCTCTTTTTGTTTTTCCTGCTTTTGGATACAGTCTTAACGGTATTTCTGTTGAGTCAGGATACGGAACACAATCTGATGTATCAAAAGTGACCTCTCCGTCTGATATTATTACAAAAGAGGAGATTGATGAAAAACACCCTTTTGACATAAAAGATATTATTTTTAACAGGAATGGTTTTTCTTATTCTTCAGCAGGTGGGTTTGGTCAGACAGTATCCCTTTATCTTTGGGGAACAGACCCAAAAAGAACTGTTATGTTTATTGATGGTATAAGGATCAATGATTTTACAACACCTAACATATCACCTGCTTATGAGCTTCTGCTTCTTGATGATATTCAGCAGATTGAGGTGATAAAAGGTGTCCAGTCTGGTGTGTGGGGAGCTGATGCTGTTGGTGGTGTTATTAATCTGATAACAGAAAAACCAAAGAAAGGTTTTCATATCAAAATGAAAGGTCTCATAGGGGATTACAACACAAAAAAGGCAGGTTTTACCCTGTCATTTGCAAATGAAAAAATAGATATCCTTCTTGGCTACCACTGGCTTAAAACATCAGGCTTTTCTGCTGCAGAGCCTAAAAAATCAGATCCAGATTACGGAAAAAGATGGGACGAGATAGGTTGGGAAAGAGATCCTTACAGGAACGACACACTCAACTTTAAGATGGGCTGGAACATAACTGAAAAAGACAGGTTTGAGACGGTAATAAAAAGTATTGATGCTGTTATACATTATGATGCTGCAGCAGGTGTTGATGCAAAGGATTACGATAATCCTTTTGGCTGGGGTGTTTCACAGTATTTTAACCATTACTCCCAGCAGTTTTACAAGCTACAGTATAATAAAAGTTTTAAAAACAACAAAATAACAGCATTTTTTTCAAAATCTATTTTCAAAAGATCACAGTATAACGGTTATGAGGGAAGATATACAGAGTACAGTCTGAAAGACAGGTTTGATTATTCAGGCGGATTTGTTAATTTTGGTTTTTCAAGGCAGGATTTTGTTCAGAATAAATCTGGCGGGACTGTTTTAAACAGAAGATACCACAACAACGGTTATTTTTTAACAAATGTTTACACATTCAAAAATATTACCCTTTCCCAGTCTTTAAGACATGACAGCTACTCCTCTTTTAAAGACAAAACAACATGGAAGTTAGGTGGAAAGTATTTTGTCAAAAAGGATATTTTTGTTTTTGCAAACTGGGGATCAGGTTACAACATACCTACTATTGATCAGCTTTATAACCCATGGTGGGGTAATCCTAACTTGAAACCTGAAAACTCAAGGCAGTGGGACATCGGAACAGGTTTTAAAAGCTTTAGTATAACCTATTTCAGATACTCATTCAGGGATAAAATAGATTACAACTCTGTTTCAGGAAGGTATGAAAATCTTACAGGAAAAACAAAGATAAATGGAATAGATGCTTCATACTCAAGGTTTTTACCTGCAGTAAAAAGCTACATAAGGATCAACTATACCTATCTTGACAGTAAAGATCCTCAGGGGAAAAGACTACCAAGAAGAGCTCTAAACCAGTTTGGGTTTGATCTTGTGTGGTATCCAGACGAGATGGTTAATATAGGTTTTTCAGGGGTTTATGTTGGAAAAAGAAAAGATACAAACAACGCCCAGACAGGCTACTACACCGTTATAAACAGCTTTGCAAACTTTAATATTAATAAAAACCTCCTTGCTTATGTTAAGATAAACAACATAACAGACAAGTATTACCAGACTATTGACGGTTATGCTACTGAAGGCAGAAGTTTATATGCAGGAATGCAGTTAAAATGGTGATAGATGAGGATAACCCGTTTATACCCAAGGAGGTACTTCTGGTATAAATTTGTTAATTCTCTTTTTACAGGATTGTCTATAGGCTCAATATTTACAATATATGCACCATTAAAACCCTCCATATTTTCTGTGGGGGGTGTTCTTCTTGCCATTGGTATGCTCATAGTGGCAAAGTTTTATGAAAAACTTATGACATTAAGGATCTTCTTCTTTATAGCCCTTTTTGTTGAGCTTGTTATTTTAATCCTCGTTTCTTATTTTCTTATAAAACCCTACACATACTCAACAGCACTTTTTGTTTATGCAGGATACCAGCTTACATTCGTTTTTGGTTCGTATCTTGTCAGGAGTGAAACCCTTTTTTTGAGAAAAAAAAGGCTGTTATCACTTGTTGACATATACAGACAGGCAGGATATCTTCTGGGACTTGTTGTGTCCTTTCTTTTTTACAAGAGTCTTGATATATTTTTTATGGTAAAGGCAAATCAGGAAAAAGTTTATGACATCCATTTTGTTCTTCTTGGGGTAGAAGTTCTGATAATTGTTCTTCTTATCAGATCATTCAGGATAAGAATTGATTAGATCTTTGAGAGGGTCTAGAGGATAGTAAAAGGAGTAAGACTTTCTGTAAGATCTTAAAAGATCAAACGCATCAGGAATAAACCTTATAAGATCTGTTGCTTTCATACTTTCAACATTTATAAATCTTGATGCGATGTCCCCTGAAAGTCCGTGGAGATAAACACCTGTTTTAACCCCTTCCTCTGCTCCAAGTCTGTAAACCATTGTTCCCAGTATTCCAGCAAGGATATCTCCTGTCCCTGCTGTTGCCATTCCTTCATTCCCCCTTATTGAGTAGAACACTTTTCCGTCCGGTGTTGAGATAACAGTTCTTGAGCCTTTTAGCACTGTGTAAACGCCTGTTTCTGCAGAAAACTCCTTTGATACTTCTTCCATGTTGTCTGATATATCTTTTGTTTTTATTCCTGTCAGTCTTGACATCTCTCCTATGTGAGGTGTCAGCACAGTTGGGTATTTCCTTTTTTTCAGAAGATTTTTAAAGTTATCAATCAGTGAAAGGTTGTTAATTCCGTCTGCATCAATAACAAGGGGCATTTTTACCTTTAGAAGTTCTCTGATTATCTCTGTTGTATTCTGATTAACAGACATTCCCATACCAACAGCTATAGATGTGAATTTACCGTTTTTTATGATCTGCTTTATCTGTTTTACGGAGTTTCTTCCAAACATACCATCTTTGCTGTGGACAGGAATGGTCATCTCTTCAATTAAGGCATTTTCAAATATACCGTCAAGCTCTTCAGGAACAACAGCAGTAACAAGCCCTGATCCTGATGCTGTTGCAGATTTTGATGCCATAATCACTGCCCCTGTTTTTCCCTTTGAACCTCCAATAACAAGAAGATGTCCGTATGTATATTTGTGGCTGTTTTTCTTTCTTACAGGCAGTTTTATGTCTGATGGCTCAAGAAGGTATCTGTTTATCGCTTTCAGATACTGCCGATCTATTGATATATCAACAACATAAACATCACCACAATACTCACAGACAGGGTAAAGTATGTGGGCAGGTTTTGGATAGGCAAATGTTATGGTAATGTCTGCTTTTGTGTGTATTCCTTCTATCTTTCCTGTGTCTGTTGATAAACCTGAAGGAATGTCAACAGCAACAACTTTTTTTGAGTATCTGTTTATCAGATGTATCGCTTTTTCCCTGTATCCTCTAACAGGTGGGGTAAACCCTGTCCCGAAGATAGCATCAATCGTTATATCTGCTTCTTTTAATGGATTTATCATTTTTCTTAGCTTGTCTTCCCCTATCAGGCTTACTGATCCTCCAAATGTTTCGTATATCTCAAGATTTTTTTTGTTGTCCTCAGAAAGCTTTTTTGTAGAGTCAGAAAGAATAAAAACCTTTACATCTTTCCCTGCAAGAAGGAGATATCTTGCGATAACAAGACCGTCTCCACCGTTGTTTCCTGTTCCTGCAACAACAACGGCAGATCTGAAATCTAATCTATCAAGTATTATCTGTGAAGCTGTTCTGCCGGCATTTTCCATAAGAACAAGAGATGGAATACCTGTCAGTTTTATGGTGTTTTCATCGGCAAAAGCCATCTCTCTGGCTTTAAGGAGTTTCATTTCTCCACCTGTGATTTAACAAATTCTTTAAGCTGATAAACAGCGTATATTATGTCTCCGTACATATCCATGTCATAGCATATAGTTGCACCGCACCCGTCAGATGAGGATATATCCTCAAGCTCTATTATCTGGTCTATCCACTCAGGAAATTTTATTGTTGTTTTTTCTTTTAACTTTCCGATTATATCTAAAATCCCATCTTCCTCTTTTATTTGCACTTTGTATTCTTCTGCCAGAGCTTTCAAAAGAAAGGAAACAGCATTTTGAAGATGGTAAAAAACAAGACCGTCATCACAGAACTCAACTTCCAGAAGCTCTTCAACCTGAGAAAGTTCTTCTTCTGCTTTTTTTAAAAGCTCATTCATATCTCAAACCTCAGGTCAGCAAGGTTTATCAATGTTTTGTCGTGAGGATAAAAGCCCAATATCCTCAGGATAAGTGTGTATAAGCCTTCCTCTCCTATTTTATTAATTATATCCTGATGTGAGGCTTTCATAGTATAAATGTCTGCTACAGCCCTATATGGATTTTCCAGAGGCAATGACTCAAGGGAGTTTGTAAAAAGATGGTACAGGAATTTGCCTTCATTTGATTTAGATAAAGCCAGCCAGCCTGTAAGTTCTTCTTTGTCTATCTTGTTCAGATAGTATTTTGATAATAAGTTTTTCAGGGATATATCCTCATCTTTATCCTTAACAAGCTCTTGCATATCAAGGTATCTGTCGTACCTCTGTGTAAAATAAAAATAGTCTGCATCAAATCTGGCATCTTCACTGTAAAAAAGCTGAACAGGTTTATCAAGTGTTTTCTGGTTCAAATGCCCTTTTGATATATAAGGATACCTGAAAAGTTTTTTCAGGAAGTTTTTCATATCTTTTAAGAATTTTTCTGTCTGAAACCCCTCGTCCTGAGCCTGTCTGAACAGCTCAAATATGTAGTAGATAATGTCATCACCATTGTAATATCTAACAAGTAAAACAGGATTTAAATTCTTAACACCAAGAAGATAAAAAATAGATTCTATCTTTTCATAGGTGTCAACATCATCTCTTCTGATGCTTTCCTCAAAAACATTTTTCTGGGTCTGGTAATCCCTTATTGTAACTATTCTGTTTTCTATTCCCTCTTCTTCAAGCTTTGAGGCGTAAAGTATGTAATCAAACTCATCTTTATCTGAAATAACCTTTTTAACAAAACTTTTTATCTTTACAAAATATTTTGAAAGATCTGCAGTGTAAAAACTTCCCTTAAACTGCTGTTTTTCACCTGTTACAGCTTCATACAGGGAAGCAAAAATTGAAACCAAAGAGAATATAACAAAATTTTTATCAATGGTTATTTTCCCATCTTTTTGGATAAGCAGTCTGTCAATAGGGATTACATTCTCATAAACAGCCTTGTCAAAAAGGTTCAGTATTAAAAAATTAAGTTGTGCAAGTTTCAGTGATACACCTTCTGTAATGATCTCATCTTCAGGAAAAAGATCAAGGACTATCTGATGTTTTTTATATGCATCAAGATCCTCTATTTTGTTCAAAAACTCAGGCAAAAGGTTAAACTCTACTATTACACCATGTTTTTTAACCAGCGGGGCTCCTTCATAAAAAAATATAAGGGGAGAAGGTGAAGGTTGAAGTTCGCTAATAGCATCTGTAAAAAGCATAAAAATGATTTTTTCAGAGGTTTCTTCATCAGGTTTTATCTGAAGGTCATCAAATATCTTTGAAACAGCTGATCTTATTTCCCACTTGTTGAGATTTTTGAAATTCTGGTTTACAAATTTTGATATATTCTTTTTCTCTTCATTAAACCCTTTATTCAGTAAATCTTTTATATTGTCAAACTCTTTTGATTTATTTTTTATAAAATCAACACTTTTTGAAACAGCTTTTTGAATTTTTTTTATATCTTTTATGTTTAGTATATCCATCTTCCACCTACTGACTTATAAGATGTTTTAATCCTACTACCACGACCCTATAAACAAAAAACATAACTGTTGTAAAAAAACCAACGTTAAGAGCTATCAGAAAAAGAGCAAAGTTTGATCTTCTCTCCTCAGGAGGTTTCTTGCTGTTTTTCCAGAGCAGAAAAATATATGAAAGGAGACCAAATGTAAGTATCAAAAACAGAAGAATGAGTATATCTGTTGAGTGAAGATCTCCAACCTGAGCAAGAACAGATTCAGGAGTAGATTGATCTAACCTTAAAGAACCGGGTTTATCCATTTCTATCCTCCTACTTCAACCAGATGTATTCAGATCTTTCTGGTCCTGTGGAGAGCATCACAACCGGAACTCCTGTTTCTTCTTCTACTGTTTTTATAAACTCCCATGCTTCATCTGGAAGCTGATTTTTGTCTTTCAGTCTGAATGTATTTCTATCCCAGCCTTTTAATGTTTTATAAACCGGTTTGCAACTTTCAAGTATCTTTAATGATGCAGGAAAATCCCTTATTATCTCCCCATTATACTCGTAAGCCACAGCAACCTTTATCTCATCAAAATGGTCAAGAACGTCAAGCTTTGTTATTATAAGACCGTCCATTCCGTTAACTCTTGCTGCAAACCTGAGGGCTACAAGATCAAGCCAGCCGCACCTTCTTGGTCTTCCTGTTGTTGTTCCATATTCATGACCTTCATCTCTCAGTTTTTGTCCAACACCATCATTCAACTCTGTAGGAAATGGACCTGCTCCAACCCTCGTAACATAAGCCTTGCTAACTCCGTAAACCTCTGCCTGACCTATCAGTTTAGGTGAAACACCTGTTCCGTTACACAGACCTAATGCAGAAGCGTTTGATGATGTAACATATGGATAGGTTCCCATGTCTATATCAAGCATCGTTCCCTGTGCTCCTTCAAACAGCACCCTTTCCCCTTTTCTCAAAGCTGTATCAAGCATAAGAGATGTATCTGCAACAAGATCGCTTATCTTTTCAAAAAGCTTTAGCGTTTCGTCATACACCCTTTCAACAGAAAGATCAAAACTTTCACCGTATATCTTTTCTGCTATTTCTCTTGCTTCACCCATAGCACTTTCAAGCCTTGCTTTAAAATAAGGTGGATCAAAAAGGTCTGCTATCCTGATGCCTGTTCTTGCATACTTTGCCATATATGCAGGTCCAATACCTTTAAGTGTTGTTCCAACTTTGTCTTTACCTTTCTTTTTTTCAGACAGCCCATCAAGTATTTTGTGGTATGGAAAAACTATATGTGCCCTGTCACTTATAAAAAGTCTGCCCTCAAAATCTCCACAGACTTCCTTTACTTTTTCCATTTCTGCTATCAACTCTTCAAGGGCTATAACAACACCGTTTGATATTATGTTTTTCTTACCTTCTCTCAGTATTCCTGATGGGATAAGGTGAAGGGCATATTTTTTATCCCCAACTATAACTGTATGTCCTGCATTACTTCCCCCCTGATATCTAACAACATAATCGTAGTCTGGGGTAAGCAGATCAACAATCTTACCCTTTCCTTCGTCTCCCCACTGGGAGCCCAAGATAACAAGGCTTTTTCCCATTAACTTCCTCCTGTGTCAACATAAACAAACTCTTTTATATTTTTTCTTTTCCAGTGTCCTATAGAAGGCATACCTTCTATAAACTGTTTCTGAATATGCAAGAGCTTATTTATCCCAAGCTTTCCATACTCAAGCATCTTGTCAAATTCCTGCTGAGTAAAGGAGTATTCTTCACCTGTTGCCTGAACCTCAACAAAGTTTCCGCTACCTGTCATAACAAGGTTCATATCTACTTTTGCAGAAGAATCCTCCTTGAAGTTCAGATCAAGAACAACATCTTTTCCAACAATCCCTGTTGAAACAGCTGCAACGTAGTCCTTAAGTGGGTTTTGTTTTACAACACCGCTCTCTGTTATTTTTATCATCGCATCAGCAACAGCAATAAATGCTCCTGTTATTGATGCAACCCTTGTTCCTCCGTCTGCCTGAATAACATCGCAATCTACCCAGAGCGTTCTTTCTCCTAATTTTCTCAGATCAACAACACCTCTAAGGGATCTTCCTATTAGCCTCTGTATCTCTTGGGTTCTTCCTGAAGGAGCTCCCCTTACAACCTCTCTTATGTTTCTGCTTTCTGTTGATCTTGGGAGCATCGCATACTCTGCTGTGATCCATCCCTGTCCTGATCCTCTTAAGAAAGGAGGGACTTTTTCTTCTACAGAAGCTGTTATTATAACTTTTGTATTTCCCATCTCAATAAGAACAGACCCTTCGGCGTATATGTTAAAATCCCTGACTATCTTAATAGGTCTTAACTGCGTTGGGCTCCTTCCGTCTGGACGCAAACTTTTCCTCCATAACTTTTTTACAAACACAAAATTTTAACATAACTACAGTTTATCCGCTGAATAAACATTGAAAAGTTCTATTTTATACATAAGATTAAAAGAAAAAAGGAAGGGCATGATGAAAAAATTAAGTTCATTATCAAAAGTTGCTGAAAAATTAGAAAAAAAGGCTCAGTTAATAGAGGAGCATCTTGAACAGATATCTGACAGGATAAACCAGATTGAAAAAAGAATTTATGATATAAGAGACAAACTCAGCCTAAAAGAGGTTGAGGTAATTGAAACCTCAAGACAGATAAAAGAACTTGAGCATCAGCTTCATGAAATAAGACAGAAAATAAAAAAGCACAGAAAACTTATCCAGCAGGCAGAAACCCAGAGGGAGTATGAAAAGCTGATTAAAGAAAGGGATAAACTTGTTGCAAAATCTACAGATCTGGCAGAAAAAATAGACAGCCTGAAAAAAAAACTAAAGGATCTGCTTTTTGAGGAGGACAGGCTTTTTGAGGAAGAAGAACAGCTTGAGAAGGAAAGGGAAAAGCTACAAAAAGAGTATTCATACCTTCTAAGCCGTCTTCAATCAGTTTTAGTAAGACTGAACAAAAAGATAGAAAGTTTTAGAGAACTACACAGGGTTTGATTCTTTAAATTTTATAAGTAGTGTTATAGTTTCGTTTGTTTGTGCTTTGATACCTTTTTTTTGGGCAAGCTTTATTATTGCACCGTTGAGGGCATCTATTTCCGTTTTTTTACCTGATTTCAGGTCATAAAACATTGATGGAAAGTGCTTCTTTGTTGGTGGTATAAGATTTTGGTAAAAATGTTTTATGTATTCTTCAGAGTTTTCCCAGCGGAGTTTTATATCATTTGCCTTGGTTACTAAAAATATCTCTTTTATTATATTTTCCATTATCTGACGGGTGTATTTATTTTCTGCAAGATCACCATAGCTGCACTCAAGCAAAGCCCCCAAAGGATTTAATGCACAGTTATAAAGGATTTTATCCCACAATATCTGGTAAACATCAGGTGCGAAAGATGCAGGTATTCCGCTTTTTCTTATCGTTTCAACGATGTTCAGCACCTTTTTTTCAGGGATTGTTTTGGAAGGATCACCAATCCTTACATCGTCTGCGCTTACTGTTATTTCAACACTGTTTTTATCTACAATTTTTGAACCAAATATCACCCTTGATAAAAGGACTTTATCTTTACCAAAAATCTCAACAGCTTTTTCGTAATTCCCGTATCCGTTTTGTGCTATAAGTATTAAAGTTTCCTTTCCAACTATAGGTTTTATCTGGTTAAGGGCTTTTTCTGTGTCGTACGATTTTACTGTAAGTATAACAAGGTTTATATTTTCTTTTATCTGGGAAGGATCGCTGTAAATACCATCAAGATTTGCTGTATGATCTCCCCATATACCCTTTACCCTGACTGTATTTTTCTCAAAATTTTTTAGATATTTTTCCTTTGTTATCCCGAAAACTGTATTACCTGAATTTTTTAAGAAGGTTGCGAAAGCTATGCCAAGTGCTCCAAGTCCTACAACAGCTATGTTCATAATCCCAGATATTTTGCTATCTCATTTAGATCAGGAGGCATTTCCACAGGCTTATCGCTTGCTTTTATCACAGTATCAGGATCTTTAAGACCGTTTCCGGTCAGGGTGCATACAATAGTTTCATCACCTTTGAATAAACCTCTTCTATATGCTTTTATCACACCTGCGATAGATGCTGCTGAAGCAGGTTCACAGAAAACACCCTCAGACGATGCCACAAGCCTGTAGGCTTCCAGTATCTCCTCATCTGAAACAGCATCAATAAATCCGTTGCTTTCTCTGGCTGCCTGCAATGCCGGTTGCCAGCTGTAAGGATTTCCTATTTTTATGGCAGTTGCTATCGTTTGTGGGTTTTTAATGGGGAAACCTTTGACAATAGGTGCTGCACCTTCTGCCTGCCAGCCTATCATTCTCGGCAGTTTTGTTGATTTGCCTGCTTTATGATACTCTTTGTATCCTTTCCAGTAGGCTGTTATATTTCCTGCATTTCCCACAGGTATAAAATGAAAGTCTGGAGCATCTCCAAGAGCATCAATAATCTCAAAAGCTGCCGTTTTCTGCCCTTCTATTCTGTAGGGGTTAACTGAGTTGACAACTTCAACAGGATATTTTTCTCCTATTTCCCTAACAATACTGAGGGCATCATCAAAATTACCCATCAGAGCTATTATTTTTGCTCCGTAAACCATAGCCTGTGACAGCTTACCTAAAGCAACAGCTCCTTTTGGGAGAATAACATAGGCGTCCATTCCTGCCCTCGCAGCATAAGCGGCGGCAGAGGCAGATGTGTTTCCTGTAGATGCACATATTACGGCTGTTTTCCCGCTTTCCTTTGCTTTTGATATTGCGAGGGTCATTCCCCTGTCTTTAAATGAGCCTGTCGGGTTAAGCCCTTCGTATTTGAGGTATATTTTTAGATCTTTGTCGGGTGCTATTCTTTTAGAAAGGTTAGGTGCATGTATTAAAGGTGTGTTCCCCTCACACAATGTAACAACAGGAGTATTTGGTGTAACAGGTAAGAACTCCCTGTATGCCTTTATTATCCCTTCCCACTTGCACAAACCCAAAACAGATCTTCCTCCTGAGATTGTTAGGTCATTATTATATCATTTTCAATTTTTACTTAAGTTCATCTCTTTAAACAGCTCTTCTGTTATTGGTCCTTCTGCTTTTCTGTTTATAAACTGCTGAACTATAGGATCCGGATTGTTTTTAATCTCTTCAGGTGTTCCTATGGCGTATATAACACCTCTATGTATCATTCCAATCCTGTCTCCGATACCAAATGCACTGTCAAGATCGTGGGTGACGACTATAGACGTTACACCCAAAGTGTTTCTCAGATTAAGGATAAGATTGTCAATCATGGCACTTGTAACAGGATCAAGCCCTGATGTAGGTTCGTCATAAAGGATTATCTCCGGGTTTGTTGATATTGCCCTTGCAAGAGAAACCCTTTTTCTCATTCCGCCGGAAAGCTGTGAAGGATAGAGATGTTCAATCCCCTTAAGACCTACTAGAGACAATTTCTCCTGTGCAAGTTTGTAGATCTCTTTATGGGGCATGTCAGTATTTTCAAGAAAATAAAAACCAACATTTTCCCAGACCTTAAGGCTGTCAAACAGGGCACCTTCCTGAAACAGATAACCCATTTTTTTTCTGAACTCTATAAGCTCTTTTTTTGAAAGTTTTGTTATGTCTGTATTATCTATTATTATCTGACCTTCTGTAGGTTTTAGCAGCCCTATTATATGTTTAATTGTTGTGCTTTTTCCGCTCCCACTTCCTCCCATAAGAACAAAGATTTCTCCTTCATACACATCAAAAGATATGTTTTTAAGAACAGTTTTATCACCAAATTTTTTTGTTAAATTTTTTATCTGTATTTTTACTTTTTTTCTCATGAAGATTATTTTACAGCATTTTGATAAACTCTGAGAGCTCAATAGGTTTACTAAACAAATATCCCTGTCCGTAACTGATATCAAATTCAGTGCACTTTTCTTTTTTGATGTCTGAATCTATAAACTCGGCGACTGTTTTTATATTTAGATC belongs to Persephonella sp. and includes:
- a CDS encoding ABC transporter ATP-binding protein — encoded protein: MRKKVKIQIKNLTKKFGDKTVLKNISFDVYEGEIFVLMGGSGSGKSTTIKHIIGLLKPTEGQIIIDNTDITKLSKKELIEFRKKMGYLFQEGALFDSLKVWENVGFYFLENTDMPHKEIYKLAQEKLSLVGLKGIEHLYPSQLSGGMRKRVSLARAISTNPEIILYDEPTSGLDPVTSAMIDNLILNLRNTLGVTSIVVTHDLDSAFGIGDRIGMIHRGVIYAIGTPEEIKNNPDPIVQQFINRKAEGPITEELFKEMNLSKN